A genomic segment from Canis lupus baileyi chromosome 31, mCanLup2.hap1, whole genome shotgun sequence encodes:
- the HRG gene encoding histidine-rich glycoprotein, which translates to MYYSKGWFSHFHKMRAFPAALLLLPLVALPSSCAVIPTDCDATESFAEKALDLINKGRRHGYLFQLLQVADAHVDESESVAVYYLVLDVKESDCSVLSRKHWNDCKPALSARLSDIVIGQCKVIATKCLNESQYLRVNDFNCTTSSVSSALANTKDSSILFDFFEDTQPYRTQADKALEKYKQENGDFASFKVDRLERVVRARGGERTNYYVDFSVRNCSVSHHFHRHHNAFGFCRADLSYDIEVSDLESPKDIAINCEVFNFAEHRNFSGKHHHFGHPHGPPPHGPPPHGPPPHGHHPHGPCPHGRPPFGPPPHGHPPHGHHPHGHPPHGHHPHGPPPHKHHPHGHHPHGHPPHEHHPHGHPPHGPPPHGPPPHEHHPHGHPPHGPPPHGPPPHEHHPHGHHPHKHHPHDHDFLDHGPCDLPPHSQSPQDHHRQGQGPPPQHSEERGPGKKHFPFHRRQIGYVYRLPPLKKDEVLPLPEANFPSFSLPDHSHPLKPEIQPFPESVSESCPGVFKNDFSNISKFFAYSLPK; encoded by the exons ATGTACTATAGCAAGGGTTGGTTTTCCCATTTTCACAAAATGAGAGCCTTCCCTGCAgcactgcttctcctccctttagTCGCGCTGCCGAGCTCCTGTGCTGTGATTCCCACAGACTGCGATGCTACTGAATCCTTTGCTGAGAAAGCCCTAGACTTGATCAATAAGGGACGGCGGCATGGTTACCTTTTCCAGTTGCTGCAGGTCGCTGATGCCCATGTGGACGAATCG GAGTCTGTGGCTGTCTATTATTTAGTCTTGGATGTGAAAGAATCAGACTGTTCAGTCCTATCCAGGAAACACTGGAATGACTGCAAGCCAGCTCTTTCTGCACGTTTATCCGATATA GTGATCGGACAGTGTAAGGTAATAGCTACAAAGTGTTTGAATGAATCTCAGTATCTTAGAGTGAACGACTTTAACTGTACCACAAGTTCTG tcTCTTCAGCACTGGCCAATACTAAAGACAGTTCCATCCTATTTGACTTCTTCGAAGATACTCAGCCTTACAGAACACAAGCTGACAAAGCCCTTGAGAAGTACAAACAGGAGAATGGAGATTTTGCCTCTTTCAAAGTGGACCGGTTGGAGAGAGTTGTCAGAGCG agaggaggggaaagaacCAATTACTATGTGGACTTCTCTGTAAGGAACTGCTCCGTCAGCCACCATTTTCACAGGCACCATAAT gcCTTTGGATTCTGCAGAGCAGATTTGTCCTATGATATAGAAGTCTCTGACTTAGAAAGTCCAAAAGACATTGCCATAAACTGTGAAGTCTTCAACTTTGCG GAACATAGAAATTTCAGTGGTAAACACCACCATTTTGGCCATCCCCATGGACCTCCTCCTCATGGACCTCCTCCTCATGGACCTCCTCCTCATGGGCATCATCCCCATGGACCCTGTCCCCATGGACGCCCTCCCTTTGGGCCCCCTCCCCATGGACACCCTCCCCATGGACACCATCCCCATGGACACCCTCCTCATGGGCACCATCCCCATGGACCCCCTCCCCATAAACACCATCCCCATGGACACCATCCCCATGGACACCCTCCCCATGAACACCATCCCCATGGACACCCTCCTCATGGACCCCCTCCCCATGGACCCCCTCCCCATGAACACCATCCCCATGGACACCCTCCTCATGGACCCCCTCCCCATGGACCCCCTCCCCATGAACACCATCCCCATGGACACCATCCCCATAAGCATCATCCCCATGACCACGATTTCCTTGACCATGGGCCTTGTGACCTACCACCCCATAGCCAGAGTCCCCAAGATCACCATCGCCAGGGCCAGGGCCCACCACCTCAGCACTCAGAAGAAAGAGGTCCAGGTAAAAAGCACTTTCCCTTCCACCGGAGACAAATCGGATATGTTTACCGACTCCCTCCACTAAAGAAAGATGAAGTTCTTCCTCTTCCCGAAGCCAATTTCCCCAGCTTCTCATTGCCAGACCACAGCCATCCTCTAAAGCCAGAGATCCAGCCCTTCCCTGAATCAGTTTCTGAATCATGTCCAGGGGTATTTAAGAATGACTTTTCAAATATCTCAAAATTTTTTGCATACtcacttccaaaataa
- the KNG1 gene encoding kininogen-1 yields MKLLAMLFLCSRLLPSLTQESLSEEIDCNDEDLFKAVDTALKKYNSRNQSGNQFVLYRVTEGTRTDDPDTFYSFKYQIREGNCSVQSGKTWQDCDYKESTQAATGECSATVGKRGKTKFSVATQTCQITPAEGPVVTAQYDCLGCVHPISIASPELEPVLRHAIEHFNNNTDRSHLFALREVKKAHRQVVTGWNYEITYSIEQTNCSKENYLFLTPDCKSLLNGDIGECTDHAHMDLQLRIASFSQKCELFPGEDFVQPPSRICLGCPKKIPVDSPELEVPLTHSIAKLNAENNGTFYFKIDSVQNATVQMVAGEKFFIQFVARETMCSKESNEELAESCQINKYGEQLKCEAEVYVIPWEKKIYPTVNCQPLAKVILMRRPPGFSPFRSSFMEKTEKGTTRRLRLCEYKGRPQEAGAEPEPAPESEVS; encoded by the exons ATGAAACTACTTGCTATGCTTTTTCTTTGCTCCAGGCTGCTACCAAGTTTAACCCAGGAGTCCCTCTCAGAAGAAATCGACTGCAATGATGAGGATCTATTTAAGGCTGTGGACACTGCGCTAAAGAAATATAACAGTAGAAACCAAAGTGGCAACCAGTTTGTGTTGTACCGTGTAACAGAAGGCACCAGGACG GACGACCCTGACACATTTTATTCCTTCAAGTACCAGATCAGGGAAGGAAATTGTTCTGTTCAAAGTGGCAAAACCTGGCAGGATTGTGACTACAAAGAATCTACACAAGCT GCCACGGGAGAATGCTCCGCGAccgtggggaagagagggaaaacgAAGTTCTCCGTGGCTACGCAGACCTGCCAAATCACTCCCG CCGAGGGTCCTGTGGTGACAGCCCAGTATGACTGCCTTGGCTGTGTGCACCCCATCTCAATTGCAAGCCCTGAGCTGGAACCCGTCCTAAGACACGCCATCGAACATTTTAACAACAACACGGATCGCTCCCACCTCTTTGCTCTTAGAGAAGTGAAAAAGGCCCACAGACAG GTGGTGACCGGATGGAACTATGAAATTACTTACTCAATTGAGCAAACGAATTGTTCCAAGGAGAATTATCTATTCTTAACTCCAGACTGCAAGTCCCTTCTGAATGGT GATATCGGTGAATGTACAGATCATGCACACATGGATCTTCAGCTAAGAATTGCTTCTTTCTCGCAGAAGTGTGAACTCTTtccag GGGAAGATTTTGTACAACCACCTTCCAGGATTTGCCTTGGCTGCCCCAAAAAAATACCTGTTGACAGCCCAGAGCTGGAGGTGCCTCTGACTCATTCCATTGCAAAGCTTAACGCAGAGAATAATGGAACTTTCTATTTCAAGATTGACAGTGTGCAAAATGCAACAGTACAG ATGGTGGCTGGAGAGAAATTTTTTATCCAGTTTGTAGCCAGGGAAACCATGTGTTCCAAGGAAAGTAATGAAGAATTGGCGGAAAGTTGCCAGATCAATAAATACGGA GAACAGCTAAAATGTGAAGCCGAAGTGTATGTGATcccttgggagaaaaaaatttaccCTACTGTCAACTGTCAGCCACTGGCAAAG GTCATATTGATGAGAAGGCCTCCAGGTTTTTCACCTTTCCGATCCTCATtcatggagaaaacagaaaaaggaacaaCT AGGCGCCTAAGGCTCTGCGAGTACAAGGGTCGACctcaggaggcaggggcagagccagagccagcACCTGAGAGTGAGGTCTCTTGA